Proteins encoded by one window of Thermoplasmata archaeon:
- a CDS encoding glutamate--tRNA ligase, protein MNDEENRRLARRIAFLNATRYSGRASEKAVLSKLLSERPELRPRARELAPLVREVVAEVNSLSTEAQREALAREFPEEGREAAVGKGGERAGRRPERGLPPLENVRGNVVMRFAPGPSGPLHIGHTRAAILNDEYARMYGGELILRIEDTDPDRVMPEAYDMIPEDLEWLGVRITKKVIQSDRFEIYYEHARRLLEMGAAYVCLCEPDEWRRLKEASRPCPHRDAPSETNLHLWELMLDRHFRAEKASLVVKTDISHPDPAIRDFVGMRVVDTPHPRTGDRYCVYPLMNFSVAIDDRTLGLTHVLRGKDHQKNTLRQAYIFRYFGWEMPEYIHYGRISIEDTVLSKSEIERGVRAGIYTGWDDVRLGTVRALAKRGIRPEAIRRYWLEVGTKDVDIQFSWQNLQAINRQLVDESADRFFFVWDPVPLWITGAPPLEGHAPVHPGHPERGLRRVALSEAPSASSVESFLSARPELPEALSGQVVLVCREDVEALQPGTRLRLKDLCNIELRDRFEARYIGDDLGILKEGARIIHWAALSAVPCEVQMEDGSWRRGVAEAGAREAVGKLVQFERFGYVRLDRFDNELGRLVGYFAHR, encoded by the coding sequence ATGAATGACGAAGAAAACCGCAGACTCGCTCGCAGAATCGCCTTCCTAAACGCCACGCGCTATTCTGGGCGGGCGAGTGAGAAGGCTGTGCTCTCAAAACTTCTGTCGGAGAGGCCGGAGCTAAGACCGCGCGCGAGGGAGCTGGCCCCTCTGGTCAGAGAGGTCGTGGCGGAGGTTAACAGCCTGAGCACCGAAGCTCAGAGAGAGGCTTTGGCGAGGGAGTTTCCGGAAGAGGGTCGGGAGGCGGCGGTAGGAAAAGGGGGCGAGAGGGCCGGGAGGCGGCCGGAGAGGGGGCTACCTCCGCTCGAGAATGTGAGGGGGAACGTCGTGATGCGCTTCGCGCCAGGCCCCTCCGGCCCGCTGCACATTGGCCACACGCGGGCCGCGATACTGAATGACGAGTATGCCCGCATGTACGGCGGGGAGCTCATCCTGCGCATCGAAGACACGGACCCGGACAGGGTGATGCCAGAAGCCTACGACATGATTCCGGAGGACCTAGAATGGCTGGGCGTGCGTATCACGAAAAAGGTGATTCAGAGCGACCGCTTCGAGATATATTATGAGCACGCGCGCAGATTGCTCGAGATGGGCGCGGCCTATGTCTGCCTCTGCGAACCGGACGAGTGGAGGAGGCTGAAGGAGGCCTCGAGGCCCTGCCCCCACAGGGACGCCCCGAGCGAGACCAACCTCCACCTCTGGGAGCTGATGCTCGACCGTCACTTCAGGGCCGAGAAGGCGTCGCTGGTGGTAAAGACCGATATCTCCCACCCGGACCCCGCCATCAGGGACTTCGTCGGGATGAGGGTGGTGGATACCCCACACCCGCGCACTGGCGACAGATACTGCGTCTACCCCCTGATGAACTTCAGCGTCGCTATTGACGACAGAACCCTCGGGCTCACCCACGTGCTCAGGGGCAAGGACCATCAGAAGAACACTCTGCGCCAGGCCTACATCTTCCGGTACTTCGGCTGGGAGATGCCCGAGTACATCCACTATGGACGGATAAGCATCGAGGACACTGTTCTGAGCAAGTCGGAAATCGAGAGGGGCGTGAGGGCCGGCATCTACACCGGCTGGGATGATGTCAGACTCGGCACCGTCAGAGCACTTGCGAAGAGAGGAATTCGTCCTGAGGCCATCAGAAGGTACTGGCTGGAGGTCGGGACGAAGGACGTCGACATCCAGTTTTCTTGGCAGAACCTCCAAGCCATCAACCGTCAGCTCGTCGACGAATCGGCGGACAGGTTCTTCTTCGTCTGGGACCCGGTGCCGCTGTGGATAACCGGCGCTCCGCCCCTCGAGGGCCACGCGCCCGTGCATCCGGGGCATCCGGAGAGGGGGCTAAGGAGGGTGGCGCTGAGCGAGGCGCCCTCAGCAAGCTCGGTGGAGAGTTTTCTCTCGGCGAGGCCGGAGCTGCCGGAGGCGCTGAGTGGGCAGGTTGTCCTCGTGTGCAGGGAGGACGTCGAGGCCCTTCAGCCCGGCACCCGGCTCCGCCTGAAGGACCTCTGCAACATCGAGCTCCGGGACAGGTTTGAGGCTCGGTACATCGGTGACGACCTAGGAATTCTGAAAGAGGGGGCGAGAATTATACACTGGGCCGCGCTGAGTGCGGTTCCCTGCGAGGTCCAGATGGAGGACGGGAGCTGGAGGCGCGGCGTGGCGGAGGCTGGGGCCCGCGAGGCGGTTGGCAAGTTGGTCCAGTTCGAAAGGTTCGGTTACGTCAGGCTGGATAGGTTCGATAATGAGCTGGGGAGGCTCGTGGGGTATTTCGCGCACAGATAG
- a CDS encoding CARDB domain-containing protein: MVVLCNLSRMTTAAALVALALLPPALTARPHQPDVSISPQDIVFSNDYPQTGEVVYINVTAHNLGDIDSGVVTVKFYIDTIPYPPDKMIANIEPNGTATASTTWLAAVPKTYTVRVVLECSLDANSANNEASRTLTVSMPGGSLTVSARLEPERCRPSQLFYVNGTVKIVNAPVTGASVTVTVKPQGPTGTTTTNAEGAFSVNLTAPEAGGSYAVETTASSGTQRGTDTDTLTVIMPDLTIASLVFSPENATEGKAVELVALVRNSGTDAADNVSVAFFRGTVKIGTKSVGELGPGNQSEVRISWTAIRGSHEIRAEADPDKRIAELDEANNSLSRTLEVREKGEGEGRGFLPFAAALSAVLIIVALVALMLWKRRRRAC, encoded by the coding sequence GTGGTAGTCCTGTGTAACCTCTCGCGCATGACGACCGCGGCCGCCCTGGTAGCGCTGGCCCTTCTTCCGCCCGCCCTCACAGCCCGCCCCCACCAGCCCGACGTCTCAATATCCCCCCAGGACATCGTCTTTTCCAACGACTACCCGCAGACCGGGGAGGTTGTCTATATCAATGTGACAGCCCACAATCTCGGGGACATCGACTCGGGGGTGGTGACTGTGAAGTTCTATATCGACACCATACCATATCCCCCCGACAAGATGATTGCGAACATCGAGCCCAACGGAACCGCCACCGCCTCGACGACCTGGCTCGCTGCCGTCCCCAAGACATACACCGTTCGGGTGGTCCTTGAGTGCTCGCTGGATGCGAACAGCGCCAACAACGAGGCCTCTAGGACACTCACTGTCTCGATGCCCGGGGGGTCGCTGACGGTCTCGGCCCGGCTCGAGCCTGAGCGCTGCAGACCCTCGCAGCTCTTCTACGTCAACGGGACGGTGAAAATCGTGAACGCACCAGTGACGGGCGCCTCTGTGACCGTGACTGTTAAGCCCCAGGGTCCGACGGGTACAACCACAACGAACGCCGAGGGCGCTTTCAGCGTGAACTTGACCGCGCCTGAGGCAGGAGGAAGCTATGCTGTGGAGACCACCGCGAGCTCTGGGACCCAGAGAGGAACCGACACAGACACCCTTACCGTGATAATGCCCGACCTCACAATCGCGAGCCTGGTCTTCTCTCCGGAAAACGCGACGGAAGGGAAGGCGGTCGAGCTAGTCGCGCTCGTCCGCAACTCCGGCACCGACGCCGCCGACAATGTGAGCGTCGCTTTCTTCAGGGGCACGGTCAAAATAGGGACAAAGAGCGTCGGAGAGCTCGGGCCCGGGAACCAGAGCGAGGTGAGAATCTCCTGGACGGCCATCAGGGGAAGCCACGAAATCAGGGCCGAGGCCGACCCCGACAAGAGAATCGCGGAGCTGGACGAGGCGAACAACTCCCTCTCCCGGACCCTTGAGGTGAGGGAAAAGGGGGAGGGGGAGGGCAGGGGTTTCCTCCCCTTCGCAGCAGCTCTCTCCGCCGTGCTTATTATCGTGGCTCTAGTCGCGCTGATGCTGTGGAAGAGGAGGAGAAGGGCATGCTAG
- a CDS encoding archease yields the protein MTERRRVRSRRKRAREEERDGDKDEEELNAEKGLDGGADWAEEGNLGSLGTNGGPDGGEKWGAEEDGEGRGAGPAPHARQGRGAETAEGRRILELLKKHESVMEPPRRRGARPRARFELLEHTADVGVRAYGTTLHEAFENAALGMFSIITNPEDVAPVQEFTVEATAEDLKGLLHEWLSRLLTLSQINGVLFSEFSVELSGGEKGVTLEARAFGEPADPSRHAYKTEIKAVTRHMLEVREDPPTVTVLFDI from the coding sequence ATGACCGAGAGACGGCGAGTGCGGTCCCGGAGGAAGAGGGCGAGAGAGGAGGAGAGGGATGGGGATAAGGATGAGGAAGAACTGAACGCCGAGAAAGGTTTGGATGGGGGTGCGGATTGGGCGGAGGAGGGGAACCTCGGCTCACTCGGGACGAACGGGGGCCCTGACGGCGGCGAGAAATGGGGAGCCGAGGAAGACGGGGAAGGAAGGGGTGCCGGTCCCGCACCACACGCGCGACAAGGGAGGGGCGCCGAGACCGCCGAGGGGAGGCGAATTCTTGAGCTTCTGAAAAAGCACGAGAGCGTCATGGAGCCGCCTCGGAGGAGGGGTGCGCGGCCACGGGCGAGGTTCGAGCTCCTCGAGCACACAGCGGACGTCGGGGTCCGGGCCTACGGGACAACCTTACACGAAGCCTTCGAGAACGCAGCCCTGGGGATGTTCAGCATCATCACTAACCCCGAGGATGTGGCGCCCGTCCAGGAGTTCACCGTCGAAGCTACCGCAGAGGATCTGAAGGGGCTTCTGCACGAGTGGCTCTCAAGGCTCCTCACGCTATCCCAAATCAACGGCGTTCTTTTCTCGGAGTTCAGCGTGGAGCTTTCTGGTGGGGAAAAGGGGGTAACGCTCGAGGCCCGAGCGTTCGGGGAGCCGGCCGACCCATCCCGACACGCATATAAGACCGAAATAAAAGCTGTCACGCGCCACATGCTGGAGGTCCGGGAGGATCCCCCCACGGTGACGGTCCTATTTGACATATAG
- a CDS encoding CehA/McbA family metallohydrolase, which translates to MVPRSWRYDLHVHSTSSPDGHVRPAELVRLAARASLSGIALTDHNSMEGIAEAEEEARGLRGFLVVPGIEVSSAGGHIIGLGLRERVPEGMGVEETVEAILSAGGMPIAAHPFRSFTGLGEKAVRSARFEAIEVLNGRSPRRKNLRSLRLREELGLGASAGSDCHRYYELGRCFIVLDSDPGGADGLIESVRKGRAAASGRSASFTEVAATVSRIGRDWLRRGGRRI; encoded by the coding sequence ATGGTCCCCCGCTCATGGCGCTATGATCTCCATGTGCACTCCACATCATCTCCAGACGGTCATGTAAGACCCGCCGAGCTCGTCAGGCTGGCAGCGCGGGCTAGCCTCAGCGGTATCGCCCTGACAGACCACAACTCCATGGAGGGCATCGCTGAGGCCGAGGAGGAGGCGCGCGGCCTTCGTGGCTTTCTGGTCGTTCCTGGCATCGAGGTTTCGAGCGCGGGGGGCCATATAATAGGTCTCGGGCTAAGGGAGAGGGTGCCTGAGGGAATGGGCGTGGAGGAGACGGTCGAGGCCATTCTGTCCGCAGGAGGGATGCCCATAGCGGCCCACCCTTTCAGGAGCTTCACCGGACTTGGCGAGAAGGCAGTGCGCTCCGCGCGCTTCGAGGCGATCGAGGTGCTCAACGGCCGCTCCCCAAGGCGCAAGAACCTGCGCTCGCTGAGGCTCCGCGAGGAGCTCGGTCTCGGCGCCAGCGCGGGGAGCGACTGCCACCGCTACTATGAGCTAGGTAGGTGCTTTATCGTCCTCGACTCCGACCCGGGCGGCGCTGATGGACTCATCGAGAGCGTCAGGAAGGGGAGGGCGGCCGCGTCGGGGAGGTCCGCGAGCTTCACCGAGGTCGCGGCCACTGTCTCCAGAATTGGCCGGGACTGGCTCAGGCGTGGGGGGAGGAGAATATGA
- a CDS encoding ATPase domain-containing protein, which translates to MTARNKIKTYIRGFDEQLDGGIPECSVVLIVGEPGTMKSSVAFSILYNNAKNEKIKGLYISLEQSRSSLLDHMEGLGMDLAAVEDYVHLLDLGLIRKNLKMLGDQTWMHVFKMYAENLKNSTDYSLLVIDSLPVLELLAQFKEPRTELFQFFEWLRELGITTFLISEISADSKSYAKHDEDFLSDGIIHLKMEKVDDVNIQRRIRAVKLRSCNHSPNYFTLLFSDGVFQTTKVIGESSFK; encoded by the coding sequence ATGACTGCCCGAAATAAGATAAAGACCTACATCAGGGGGTTCGACGAGCAGCTCGACGGTGGAATTCCGGAGTGCAGCGTTGTTCTCATTGTCGGAGAGCCCGGGACGATGAAGTCCTCCGTGGCCTTCAGCATCCTCTACAACAACGCCAAGAATGAGAAGATCAAGGGCCTGTACATCTCGTTGGAGCAGAGCCGGAGCTCTCTGCTGGACCATATGGAGGGGCTGGGGATGGACCTCGCCGCGGTGGAGGACTATGTCCATCTCTTAGACCTCGGGCTCATCCGCAAAAACCTGAAGATGCTTGGCGACCAGACCTGGATGCACGTCTTCAAGATGTACGCAGAAAACCTGAAGAACAGCACCGACTACTCACTCCTGGTCATCGACTCCCTGCCGGTGCTTGAGCTGCTGGCGCAATTCAAGGAGCCGAGGACCGAGCTCTTCCAGTTCTTCGAGTGGCTGAGGGAACTCGGCATTACCACCTTCCTGATATCAGAAATCTCCGCAGACTCCAAATCCTACGCCAAGCACGACGAGGACTTCCTATCCGACGGCATCATCCATCTGAAGATGGAGAAGGTGGACGACGTGAACATCCAGAGGAGGATAAGGGCCGTCAAGTTGAGGAGCTGTAACCACAGCCCCAACTACTTCACCCTCCTCTTCAGCGACGGCGTCTTCCAGACGACGAAGGTCATAGGAGAATCCTCGTTCAAGTAG